cccAACATTGCTCTTAATCTTGTTATTAAATAGAACCCAGGAAGTAAATTAAGGATGAAGGCAAAATATGCTGCAAACAAACAGCATCTATAGTCGTACCACTACCAGCCGTTTCACTTAGGAGCTAAAGTGGCAAATGTACCTCTGCATATCTGGAGAGAAGATGCATATAGTCAAACATCACTTTCATCCAAAATCTGTTATTCAAACATTTAATCACTCTCTTCGTCCTTTCCATCCATTTTTTTGGCGATTAGGACTCAATGTGTTTTCACGAGTAAGTAGCTACATTTAGGTGGACTTATTTTCGAAATCAAAGTCATTCATACATATACAACATACATCATTATAAACATGGCTGAACACATCGAAAAAGACCGGTGATCGCGACAACACCGACAATAACCTGTATGCTTAATTGTCCCATTAGTGTAATCATATATTTTTGTATACAGAACTCACGTAAACAGCAAAATAGTTGGCATATATACATACCACATATATAACTGGcattttatacttttttatagCATATTTACTACACAAAGCGTACACACAGCAATCagtatatatataaacgaaataaattttgtatgaaaaaaaaattaaaaaattccaactgcagtttttctttttatttaagaGTGTAAACAATTTACAACTTTGTTGTACTATAAAAATTCTTATTAAGCAGCATTCTTCTTACTTCTTCTTGATTATTCAAAATTGATTTGCtttaagccaataataatgtcaaaaaattgTAATGTATGCCCTATTTAGAGCGCTTATAACAATAACTTTACTTCTTTGAGATAACAATGGGGTTGAATTTAAATATGggtttcttaaaaaatcactgAAAATTAAAGGCATAGCCtttaaaaacttcaaaaaatttctCTTCATTCGCCGCGGTCTCTATTAATTCTAAACGATTGGCAATTTGCTGGGCCTCCTCCAGGCTGTTGGGTTTTATATCATTGTTGCCATCATTGCTGATATTCTGCCATTCCGTAAGATCAGCCATAACCGTATTCAAGTTAGTTTCTTCAGCAATGTCCTTTGGTATAAAATGggaattttgtattttctgtaataattttactgaaaaaaatttgatttttaagtttaaattgtaacgtttattaaaattttctagtgTTACTTACAATCAATTTCgttaaagtttaattttttggcatgATCGGTCCACCATTTGGTGATTAAACTTAAATAGTATTTGGTGGTGGCCTCCGATTCGCGAAATAAACAGGTTAGATAATAATCACAGAATATCATATGTAGCAATTGTACTGACAGGCGGGATATTTCGATCACTTCTTCGGTaccttaaaaaaagaaaaggcaTTATTGTTAAGAAAACACTTAAACTTTTCGTCTGTTttcctctttcgagacgagctcaatgttTGGAGATTTTCttctgcaaatggaaaagaaaaaccagaaatcacaacacacaccaaacACTATGGAATGCGTTTtgtaatttggtttagaattactcatTAGCCCTATTAGGTGTGGAGAAGCCTTCAAAgaccgtacgttggtatgttgtacttataccgaattcattgcgaaaacgccATGGTAttaataccacattaaccatacTCGACACCCCTGTCTATTAggtgtacttttcccaatgcatgtgtttttgtgtaggtttttttgtctagcgttcgaagccatcaatacaacttccaacaaatgcacagaatcatttgtataccatgggagtagtgtaattgtgtagacaaaaaatctgtcattacgcaaaaacacatgcattgggaaatgtacagctaataggcagggttgtcgagtgtgttttgtgtgtagacaaaaaaaaaccgtCATTACCCAAAAACACATGCACACATGGGAAAAATATAGCTAATAGACagagttgtcgagcgtggttaatgtggtattaatatcatagaggcgttttcgcggTGAATTCGGTATAAGTACCACATACCAACGtagggcccttgaagccttctcACCTAATAcggctgatgagtaattctaaaccaaattacgaaacgcatcctatagtggttggtatgtgttgtgatctctgaatttccttttccatttgcaaaagaaaatctccgatcattgagctcgcatcgaaagagaaacagacaaaaattataaaattaaatgatcttcgctctaacaggcaaaaaacttgaaaatgaaaaaaatcggtaGAGCCCGGTCgtgattcgaacctgggcacccAGATCAAAAGCGatagccgttgtctagcgttcgaagccgtcaatacaacttccaacagatgcacagaatcatttGTATACCATGGGATTAGTGTAAttatgtagacaaaaaatctaccATTGcgcaaaaacacatgcattggaaaaagtacagctaatagacagggttgtcgagtgtgttttgtgtgtagacaaaaaaaatctgtcattacccaaaaacacatgcattgggaaaaatacagctaatagacagagttgtcgagcgtggttaatgtggtattaaTATCATAGAGGTGTTTTCGCGGTGAATTCGGTATAAGTAccacataccaacgtacggcccttgaagccttcacacctaatatggctgatgagtaattctaaaccCATAGGTTAGAGTGTGTTGCGATCTCcgactttccttttccatttgcaaaaggaaattttcgatcattgagctcgtcccaAAAGAGAAAGagacaaaaattataaagtttAATGATCTActccctaacaggcaaaaaacttgaaaacttAAATTATTGATCAGTGAGCTTAAAGCTTAAATTGAACAGCACTcagatatgagagaagtatcagcGCTGTTTTttaaagtagtttttttttgcaatgaccATTCTTCACCTATCAGCAGTCAAAACCATGTTTCAAAGATAAGTAGACAGAAAAAAATCGCTAAAAGTatcaattataaaatttttgaatgtttataaaaatcaaaatacgaTACATTTTTGCCACGAAAATCAAATTGGacgaaatttttgctaaatttattttagacaaaatttttatgaaaatttaatcttatatataaaaatcaatttgcctttgtttgtagattagtttgtttgtgtgttccttatagactcagaaacggctgaaccgattttcttgatattttcacatatggcccgtggtgaaaaagggtactacattttttgataccttaaggggggcggaccctcccccttaccctaattttcagaaacgccagatctcggagatgggtggtgcgatttaagcgaaattttgtgtgctctcatatagtaccctaaaaataaaaatttggtatacaaatttcggatggggcacctagggggctgccccaccctaaaacctactaaacatatatttagaccaatcacgacaatatgggactcaaataaaaggtatttaggataagaaaacgtatctgatattcaattgtcggaccaagtgctagggggaccaccctaagccccaaaacaaccctagatcggacatatttaccgaccatgacaatatgggactcaaattaaaggtatttgcgagtagaatacgaatctgatatccaaatgggggaccacgtttctgggggtccaccccttccccaaaacaaccccaaacaggacttatttactgaccatggtaatatggggcttaaataaaaggtatttgagtgtaaaattcgaatctgatatccaaatgcggggccaagtgtttgggggccgcatCTCCCCAAAAatattccccaaaggggacaaatttacgaccatagcaatatggggctcaaatgaaaggtttttgggagtaaagcacgaatctgatatcaatattcgggaaaagtgtttgtggggccaccccaccaataaagatcatatgggatttacataaaggcacttatattgttaaactgttagtcaagctatatactattttcgtagcatggcatttccctaaaagctctttaattgtcgaaaataaatattccaaggaaacttttgttccatataaaataaaagaaggcgcagcggagcggacccggttcagctagttttctatacaatggaattttgtcaaaatgttctttaaaattaattaattaatttaaagttAATTCCCCGTCCTATAACATATGTAAATACATGGTAAATATTTTGGAATATACAACCGCGAATTCTAAATATAACATAAAGGACGCAGTTTACTTTAggacaaaaaaattgaaacttcAAAATAGATGACGACGatattttaatatcatttgATGTGGTTTCATTATTTCCGAGCATCCCGGTAAATTTGGCTATACTAACGATTGAGAGAAAATGgggagaaattgaaaaaaatacacGTCTACCATACAACATTTTTAcggaaataatttcattttgtaCCAAGGACACAAGATACTTCAAATATGAGGATAAAGTTTACGAGCAGCTCAAGGACATGCCTATGGGTTCCCCAGCATCACCCATCATCGCCGATATTATTATGGAGGACCTACTTGACAACGTAATGGAGAAAATAGCCAAGCCAAAGATAATAACGAAATATGTGGATGATATCTTCGCAGTCGTAATCGGATGTGGACCAAACTTTAGAAGCTCGAAATGCTTACCACGGACAAATACAGTTTACCAAAGAAGAGGAACTAGAAAACAAACTACCCATACCTTGACTGAATGGTACATAGATAAAATGACGTACCGAAAAAGTTGATTGGTACCAAAAATCGACCGCTTCGGGACGACGGAGACGATTCGAGAGACGATTCGAAAAGGCCTAAAGATTCAGAAGGAAAAATATACAAAACGGTATCATAAGAAGTAGAAGGTTTCTCAGAGAGACTAAGCAATACCAATATCTACTATAATGAGAAGTATCAATCAAtgagcaatcccatggcagccggttgtacgtaccggattgacccgatggaatcttcatcggcaagggctgccgcctcagtgtacgtgttcgtcttttttcgtcatgggagaggcacatcccggagtgccttctccgtatgcttttggtccgtgccgggattgaaaagaaccccggaccctggttctgttccgtttgccagaaccgccttcatcatcggtcagtgtcggtgaggtgtaacaggtgcttggagtgggtacatttccgttcttgctctggcctaacttcgctacgggagtatagtcatactggctatgtcgctaggtgctgtgcgaactcagccagcagtgggtcacaagcgtcgccgtcgtcgccttcggcgtcctcgtcgtcggactatgtgacccccccgacctctcccgtacggcaatttatgcaaagacagcaccctagccctactattgccaggccagtgtcgggaaatgtatcgttcctgcagttaaactgcaatggactgcgaggcaagattgatgagattgtggattttatgagtcggaagagcatatcggtcgcagcgatccaggagacaaagctgactaacacctgcagcttgcacagttgtcacggctacaatgtgctacgtaaggatcgctcaaggaatggaggtgggggattggccttcgttatacaccattccgtgcagtatagacctatctcgcctgcgcttgacgctagtgacccatacatggaatgtatgggggtagcagtcaagtctggtactgccgagatagagatatacaacgtgtatataccgccggttggcagctgtgtcccgattaatggccaggcctacagccccgacataagtgggttgctatctggccatagtcgtctggttctgggggatttcaatgcacatcactcgtcatggcattctcccctaggcaacgaccagcgtggcatagctttggcagagcagatagatagctccacgttttgcacggtgaatgaggatgcccccactaggattacgaggaggtgcagcagctcgccagacatctcaatcgcatcccctgatctcctgagtgacgtatcctggcaagccgtcatctctttggggtcagaccacctccccataatcctcaccatcgaccgaccacccgacttcataacctctgagcgccgaacgttcatcaactataagaaggccaattggactggcttcagagagtataccaatcgccgcttcaatgaactgccacccccctctgatgtgcttgtggccgagaggaaattccgagacatcatcaacgcagcagccgctcgctttattccagccggtcgaataccgcaagtgcgacccaatttcccggcgcaagcagtggtactcgcagacgagcgtgatgggattcgtgctatggaccccgctaaccccagaatcagcgagctgaatctggaaataaacagggtagtcaacgaacataagcggaatttgtggctggaacacttggagcaatgtaacttaggcaccggtgcaggcaaattgtgggccactgttaagtctctctcgaaccccggtagacgggacgacaggacctcagtcacttttggcgagttaaccgtgactgatccgaagagatgcgccaggttgttcaaccgtcaatttatcgtgcatcccgagagagacagggcaaggagaagagccattcgccgtattcgtggtctccgagccgatgaacagccatcacaatttaccgtgggcgaagttacgaatgtcatcagtggcgccaaatcttccaaggcgttgggccccgacggaatctctacattgatgctgaagaatctggatttacctggagttgagtaccttaccactgtccttaacctgtcattgaacactcttatagttcccgatgtctggaaaatgggcagagtgatcccgctactgaagcctggtaaagacccgagtttgggggagtcgtacagaccgatctcccttctctcaccggtggctaagacgcttgaggcattactcctcccgagcctcgtaggagaatttccattcgccgagcatcaacacggatttcggagactgcacagcacaacaacagctttgcatgccatcaccacacacatttgccgtggcttcaatcaacccaggccatgtgataggacggtcctcgtggcattggacctatcgaaggcattcgacacggtcagccatgccaaattatttgaggacatcgccaacacgtccctccagccaggccttaaacgttgggtcgcgaattatctgtgtggccgccagtcatttgtggaatttagggataagaagtcaaaacaccgtagagtgaaacagggagttccccaaggcggggtgatatctccggctctgtttaacctctacctttcctccattccacctcctccagacggcatagagatcgtatcatatgcggacgactgtacgatcttggcatcaggccccccacccattgatgacatctgcgataggttgaacgtctacctcaacgagcttgcctcatatttcgctgcaagaaatctgaagatatccgccaccaaatcttcagccacactgttcactacaaatacgcgtgaggtgaattctgagctgactgtgatggtcgatggagaattgattccgaccatcaagtgtcccaaaatacttggcgtcacatttgacagctcctacactttctccccacatgccacagcaatctgcaataaagtcaaaagtagaaacaaggtcctcaagtcactcgctggcagcacttggggtgcagacaaagaaaccttgttgaccacgtacaaagcaattggccggtctgtggtaagttatgcagcgccagtgtggtcacgtcagctttgtgacacgcagtggaataatattcagatctgtcagaatgccgccctccgaactgcgacgggctgcctccttagttctcatgtggaccacctccaccaggagacaaagatcctaccagtgcgaagacataactacatgctgtctaagcaataccttttgggctgttatcgcagaaatcatccaaatcatcatcttgtggatagatacccaccgcccagaagccttaaggtagatctacatgatctagagcgtgaggtccagcgctacaagagagaacctctagatcaagcggcatatcaagcgggtctgaacaacattcatgcagacacggtagcagacgcgttaactggctaccgggtgaatgtagtccttggagtacgaccgccacccattgcacccgaagaaatcgacctcccccggcaaaccagagtgattctggctcaattacgttccggcagatgcagccgcctcaattcccacagagctaggattgatgccgacgtgcaagatgtatgtcccgactgtaaccagggaccgcacgatacacgtcacctgtttaactgcccggccagacccactcgactcagacccagatccctgtggacgcaccccatcttagtcgcggagttcctgggtcttgacactcaacagaatcaagcagacgaaagatagtacacaataaactgctacaacaacaacaacaacataatgagAAGTATCATCTGGACTGAGCTATTCAGCAAGACCAAGTTCAACATAGAAAAAGAGGACAAATCGAATATAGTGTATAAAATTAAATGCAACGGGGACAAGGCCAACATATGCCCAATGGCATTTGTTGGCCCTACTgtgacaaaattgaaaaaaggatATCTTCACACAATTCAGACAAAAAAGATGTAAATAAACTGCTAGAGCAGAAAACCATCCTTGCTGCCCACTTCGAACTTCAAAGACGTAAAGATTCTCACTCAGGAGAATCATTACAAACGCAGATTCAATCTTGAGATGCTGCACAATATTCAGATTCCTCCTGACGAGAGAATAAACTACAAGAAAGACGTTGGGCGCCGTCAATGAACATTGAAAGAGAACATCAGTTGACAACCGATAGTGCGACGAAGAGCCGCACATCGAATGTAACTCctcaattaaaatgtaaacatttttttgttaatttcattgtgatttattttacttaattgtctattgttttgtattttattaaaaaaaaacagcctGTGAAAACGGTTAGATGAAGTCAAccgaaatatcgaaaataaaagTTGTAATGTTTTAACTGACCTGCAGCCGAATCCATTAAATAAGTCATAAAAATACCAAAAGGTCAACTATACACcaagaaatcaaaaattaaatttcgtcgaaattttctttttttcaaaacgGACATGTAGGCTGATAgggacaatttttttattaaattttctgtgaaaataaaatatagacaaaaaaaaatataaaatgaatatttgtcgaaatttgttctaaaattaaatttcgtcgaaattttctttttttttctcgagACGGGCGTGTAGGTTGATAAGGACAATAAACCATTACaacgaaaggtttttgggagtagtttacgaaatttttataaaaagttggAATCTATTCCTTGGGAGATCGCCTCAacccaaaattatgccccaaatggactTGTACACCGAACGGGTCTGTAAAAGACTCCAACAAATGGTATTAGAAAGTAGAATACGAGATTAACATAATATTTTGGGTTCAAGACCTAGGGAgccgtccaaccccaaaaaccacccAAAACGGACAAATAGGCCGCACGGAACCAtacggaactcaaatgaaaggtgcgaATACGATCCAATCGAACCACCGAACGGGCCAATATGGGTTTCTCATGAAAcctatttgagagttaaataccaataaaaattattttaaaatttggacTATGTCAAAAGGTTGCCTCAAACACTTTAGGGTGAGTGAAGTACACCGTACCAGCTAGTTTGTGTTAAAATCAAATTGCGAGGAATTATTTTGCGAACCCCTATTTTTGCGAACGGAAAATCGTCAATAGAAAAAGAGAAATAAATACTTACAGTATTCCATTTTGTGGAAAAACCATTGTCTCAGCAGTTGAAATACCAGCGTCACAACACTCAGACAGAGTTTAATGTAACACTCACACTGTGTGGAAGGAACTATATTGTTAGCCGTACTGTTTGATTGACTTGTGGTGGCATCGACTTTAATTCTTGTTGACTCGATCACCGATTTGGCTGTTGAATTCTGTTCAGTTGTTTCAAAGCAACGAGTCTTGGTTAAATCTTCCACTTTAACTGTACCCTCACAGTCAACAACATCACCatcttcgtcatcatcatcgtatATGGGTATCATTTTGTGAATAAATTTAGGCGGTTGTACAAAACAATGATAGGTAAAGCGTATATGATTAAGGCAAATGTCAACCAACAGTTTAAAATGTTCCAAATGCAGGCGAGAACTCAAGGGGAATGCAATTTCCAAAAGACCACAATAAACCTGTAGCAATGAATGGTATTaacttaaattgttatttatcgAAATGTAGATATTCCTTACCTGCATAAAACATGAGTCATTGGAAAATCTATATGTTGACTTTACACGATCAGCTACAAATGATTTGTCTGGACTATTTATGCACAATAGGTCAAGTAACTGCGGCAGTCTACAGCTTTCAATTACGCTGAGGGATATCTCACGAAATATCCAAGCACAGGGACGGGTAAATACTATGTGTTTCATTAGATCCATCAACATTTCCAATTGACTCGTTTCGGTGTGCACCGTTATGTGTCTCAACATGCTTTTAAGCCAAACTGAAAATGCCTCTAAAACTCCAAAATGTTCGCATACACCACAAGCGAAGCCCAATGTTACTATTGAGTCCGTGGCTATTTGTAGCAGAAAGTATTCCCCGTGTTTGTGCTGAAGTAGAGCCAGAGCTAACGAAGGTTCCTTCTGGCACATGGAGGCCAAAATGGCTATGTATCTGCGGAAACAAAGACAACGTTCGCGTTCATACACTTCTGTTGGCTGTTGCAATTGGCGGGAGGCATACACTTTGGAATCACTTAGGGAATAATTGTGGTAAGGATGTACTTCGCAATATTTGAGAAAATACAATGTTTGAGTATAGGCCCAAAACTCTGGAAGGACTTTGCACACCGACTCCAGGCACTTAGCCATGAAGTCTTCTGGCACCTCATGTACTGCGAATAGCTGTAGTTGAGCCAACAGTGTTTGCATAGTTTCCAATTCTGTTTCAAATAGGGTTTTGCGCTTGACTGTGCCACCCTTGTCTAGCGAGTGATCAAATATTGGAGGTGTTAGCTCTGTTTGTTTCTCCGCCGATGTAAAGTTTCCGTTCAAATCAAGACACTGCATTTTCATCATACATTTTCTCATTTTTTCATTCTGCCTAATGCCCACTTCATTCACGCCGGTCCTGTTAAGCATTACCATACTCTGATGTAGCTTAAACGTTTCGTCTGCTTGCTTCATTCTCATTCTAGAGGCTTGGGCTTCTTTCAGTCTGATCTCAGCCTGTTGGGCCTCAACCTTTTTGGCCAACTCAGCTATTTTCGACTGACATTCTCCTTTGGCAGCTTCAGTACTAaagattttttccattttaagattttgagcTTGATGTTTGAGATGGCGCAGTTCATCGCGCAGCAATGACACTTCACCTTCCTTGGACTCAATTTTGGATTTGGACTCTGCCAGCTCATTACTTATCTTGGAATTTTCCTTCTTTAAACTGTCCACcctatccattaaaaatttaatttgtttttccgATGCTTGCTGTCTTCTGGCAGTACTTTGCTGGGTAGCAGCAAAGGAGTTGTTTGGAAACTCAGTTGCATTATTTTGTGTTAGCCGAAAATCAAAAAAGTCCTcagtttcattattttttggaGGCAATTTAGGATCCTCTCGTTTGGTTTTTGTTAATAACTGGGTAGCTTGGGTAGCAGAGGGGGCCGCTGGCTTTTTAAAAACGACGGGATCTTGCTTTTCCACAGCCGCCATCAAATCGTCATCTTCATCGTCAAACATTTGCGATAGAATGTCAGGAGCTGGTATATCGTATGTAGCAGCAGGGTTTTGGGTACTGGTTGTGGCCGCACTAGCAAATTCCGAAAATGTAATCTCGGTTTCCGATATGGATATATTTTTGTGTCCAAATTTGTTGGTGTCCGAGTACGATGTCTTCTTGGCAACAGCTGCTTCAGCCACTTGAGAAGCCAGCAGaataacatcatcatcatcgtcatcccAAAAGTTGTTTACTGCATCCGATGTTTTTGAAGTGCTGGGTGCTGGACCACGATTAATGCTGATATCTAGCTTTGGCTTTTTCATGTTTCGGCCGAACTCCTTCATGGGCTGAAAACGTTTGGCCATGGTGCAGGGGTAATCAAAGCTATTTTGATTGTCAAACAGTACCTAAAGACTTGCCAAATAACTTGTTTTTACTTAATTAagctattaaaacattttttattttaacaacaAGAAATTACTACAAAATGTAAAGCGCTGGCTGCGCGGCTTTTAACAAAACCGGGCATCGATAATGTTTATCGTTTTTCACCGATGACTATTCACGGGGTATTCACATTTTATAATTCGCAGTGAAACTGAGATGTGAACTGACCTGAAATGTTCAAATCGCACTGAATGTCGATATCAAGTAAACTAGTCGATGAAATACATTGAGCACTGTATAATATACAGTGCATATGCCACAATAGTTATAATGTGAAGAGTTGGCTCACTTCAAAGACTTTTTTGTTCATATAGCGGGAGAGTGAATTTTGAATAGTTCAATAAATAAGAAACTACAATTTGAAACGGAAAGTGTTACCCCAATGGTCAATTGCAACCTTCAAGTAAATATCGATGAAAACCTGCTTGCAATAGCGAACGGTAGTTAAATACATTATGCCCAATAAGCAATTTTTGCAGGTTGTTTTTACTTGTGAAATTCGATTCTGATGAAGAATTTAAAACAAAGCTTTATCGGGGGGAGACTCGCAATGATCATTATAGAAAAATGCAATGGTCATTACAGAAAGTTAATTTTAACTTGAAAAGATCGTAATCAGACTTTATCGTTCTTAAGTGTGTTAAATGTTTTTACTTTCGACAATTTTCATTTCCACATCGTTTTTGAAATCCGCACATTTTTTACCTATGTTCTGTTATTCGAGGGGATTTGATTTTGCTGTGCGtgtttagagaaat
The Stomoxys calcitrans chromosome 3, idStoCalc2.1, whole genome shotgun sequence genome window above contains:
- the LOC106081724 gene encoding ATR-interacting protein mus304; protein product: MAKRFQPMKEFGRNMKKPKLDISINRGPAPSTSKTSDAVNNFWDDDDDDVILLASQVAEAAVAKKTSYSDTNKFGHKNISISETEITFSEFASAATTSTQNPAATYDIPAPDILSQMFDDEDDDLMAAVEKQDPVVFKKPAAPSATQATQLLTKTKREDPKLPPKNNETEDFFDFRLTQNNATEFPNNSFAATQQSTARRQQASEKQIKFLMDRVDSLKKENSKISNELAESKSKIESKEGEVSLLRDELRHLKHQAQNLKMEKIFSTEAAKGECQSKIAELAKKVEAQQAEIRLKEAQASRMRMKQADETFKLHQSMVMLNRTGVNEVGIRQNEKMRKCMMKMQCLDLNGNFTSAEKQTELTPPIFDHSLDKGGTVKRKTLFETELETMQTLLAQLQLFAVHEVPEDFMAKCLESVCKVLPEFWAYTQTLYFLKYCEVHPYHNYSLSDSKVYASRQLQQPTEVYERERCLCFRRYIAILASMCQKEPSLALALLQHKHGEYFLLQIATDSIVTLGFACGVCEHFGVLEAFSVWLKSMLRHITVHTETSQLEMLMDLMKHIVFTRPCAWIFREISLSVIESCRLPQLLDLLCINSPDKSFVADRVKSTYRFSNDSCFMQVYCGLLEIAFPLSSRLHLEHFKLLVDICLNHIRFTYHCFVQPPKFIHKMIPIYDDDDEDGDVVDCEGTVKVEDLTKTRCFETTEQNSTAKSVIESTRIKVDATTSQSNSTANNIVPSTQCECYIKLCLSVVTLVFQLLRQWFFHKMEYCTEEVIEISRLSVQLLHMIFCDYYLTCLFRESEATTKYYLSLITKWWTDHAKKLNFNEIDLKLLQKIQNSHFIPKDIAEETNLNTVMADLTEWQNISNDGNNDIKPNSLEEAQQIANRLELIETAANEEKFFEVFKGYAFNFQ